Within Pirellulales bacterium, the genomic segment ATTATGAAACCGCGGGCTCGGGTGCGCCGGGTCAATCGCCATCGGCGTGAGCACCGGAAACACAATCTGGCGGAAGTACTTGTCGAGCGACTTCAACGCGACTGCGTCCAGGTCCTTCATGGCATGGATGCGCACGCCTGCCTCGGCAAGCGCCGGCACGATCGCCTCGTTCCAGCACCCGTACTGCTGGGCCACGAGCTGCTCAACACGCTTCGCCACGCGCTGCAACTGCGCCAGTGGCTTGAGCGCGTCGGCCGGCTGGTCCTGCGGCGGCATTTCGCTGAACGCTTGTTCGCGCAGCCCCGCGACCAGCACCATGAAGAACTCGTCGAGATTCGAAGCGAAAATGGCCAAAAACTTGGCCCGCTCCAACAGCGGATTCTGCGCGTCCTCGGCTTCCTCCAACACGCGCGCATTGAACTCCAACCAACTCAACTCGCGGTTGATAAAATGCTCGGGCAAGAACGGGCTAGGTGCAATCGTGGCGGTGCTCATACCACAATTCTACCACGCACAATAGGGCCAAAACGACCGCTAATTTCGCGGCGATATTTACAGGGATTCACCAAAAACTTGTTTTAGAATTCTCCCTCTGGGGAGGGCCGGGGTGAGGGTGCCTCGGTAATTGTTCTCTAAGTGTTCCTCACGTCCCGCCTGCCGGACGCGACCTCAGTCAACGCTGCGTGCCCTTGTAGCCACGCTCGCCAGAGCGTGGATATCTTCCTCGTGGTGCGTCCACCGTCTGGCGACGGTGGCTACCTGTCCTGGGTGCCACGGGCTTCGCCCGTGCTTCTGCCGACTAGGCCTTGCACTCGACCCCAATTTACAGCCATCCAGCACGACCCCCGCGCGGCCAACAATACTTGTGGAAATCTGTTCCCAAAACATGCTACACTCGCCCCACGCTGCATATTGGCCGCTGAAAAACGGTGTAAGGCATAAGGTGTCGGCCACTTGCACAATGCATGGCTGAGAGCCGAGAACTGATGGCTAATGGCTAATGGCTTACGCTTCAACAACGAACATAAACTCCGCGCGTTTTGCACGCCGCGAGTTCACGTTCGTGCTGCCGCTGCCGCCGTTCACACGTTGCCGACCGCGCAAAACTCACGAGTTTCGCACGCCGAATGTGGGACCCCTCCCACACAGGCAATACCGCTAGGTTAAGCAACACAACACGTTACGAGTTGCTGGCCGCAGATTCTGCGATGCAAAATTGTGCCGACGTCGAGGGTTGAACAATTTTGCGCAGCCAATGCAGAATCGAGCGACCAGCACATTGCCGCCTGCTCATTCTTGCGCAGTCGATGTGTGCCCGCTTATTGCCGCGTTTCGGAAACGAATCGGCCGTCCTGATAGGTTTGGACGACGGTCTTGCCATCTGGCAAATAACGAGTGGCCGTGCCGTTGAGTTTGCCGTTTGTGTAGTTAGTCTCGATCAGCTTTTCGCCTTTGTCGTTCCATTCGATCCCGATGCCATCGCGCTGTCCGAGTTTGAAACTGGCTTGCAGCTTCTGCTTGCCGTTCGGAAACCACGATTTCCACTCGCCGTTTTCCTTGCCGCCTACATAGTGTTCGTCGGCCAACGTCTGCTTGCCGGTCGTGTCGTACGTGATCCACTCGCCGTCGCGCAAGCCATCCTTGAAACCGCGCTTCGCGGCCAGCGTGCCATCGGCCCGGTAAATGTCCCACGATCCATCCAGCTTGCCGTTCTTGTAGATTGCCTTGCGGTTCACCTGGCCATTCTCAAAGTAGTACGTCCACACTCCCTCGTGCCGGCCAGATTTGAACTGACCTTCGATGAACGGCTTGCCGTTAGGGTGATACTCAAGATATTTGCCGTCGGCAGCAAACGTATTGTCGGAATAGCGGGCGATTTCGCGTTCGACGCGCAGCGACTTGTCGTCTTCAAACTTCTCTTTGAGCGTTTCCCGCGTGACGATCGTCGGCTTCGCGATCTGCTCGGCTTCTTCCAAGTACACAGGTTCGCCCGCGTAGGGCTCAATTTTCACGCTTTCTTGCTGAACGGCGGTACCCTTTGCGCTATCGGACCCAGGCTGTGGATCCGCCGCCAGTACCATTC encodes:
- a CDS encoding toxin-antitoxin system YwqK family antitoxin gives rise to the protein MKIEPYAGEPVYLEEAEQIAKPTIVTRETLKEKFEDDKSLRVEREIARYSDNTFAADGKYLEYHPNGKPFIEGQFKSGRHEGVWTYYFENGQVNRKAIYKNGKLDGSWDIYRADGTLAAKRGFKDGLRDGEWITYDTTGKQTLADEHYVGGKENGEWKSWFPNGKQKLQASFKLGQRDGIGIEWNDKGEKLIETNYTNGKLNGTATRYLPDGKTVVQTYQDGRFVSETRQ